The Bradyrhizobium diazoefficiens genome contains the following window.
CGGCGCGGCCTTGCCGTTTTTTCCGATCGCGCCCGCCACGGCGCAATAGAGATCGCCGTGCAGGAAGAACTTGCGGTTCTCGGAATAGAGACAGACCGCATTGGGAGGAAGCAGATAGGCGGTGAGGTTCGGCGCGAACCGCAAAATGCCCTTGTGGGGCTGCTTCGCAGTGCGGCTCTTTCGCTTGACTGTCATCGGGGCGGCACGCTGATCCTGTTCCCGTCATGTCCGGTCGTCGGGGCACGACAAACGCCTGGGCGGCCCGGCTTGTGCCGAGCACCACCGGATGTCCTCGCATGAGTTGGAACATACTCGCTTGCGATCGGCAAGCCGAGGCCAGACGAGGTGAATGTCGGAACGACAATAGAAATTGGCCGGGTCGTTTGCGAGCCCGGCCAATGAAATTGCGATCTGTCGATGTCTCGTCAGGGCGCGCCGACGCCTAGCACCAGCGGCAGCGGCCCCATGATGCGCAGCAGCCCGTGCATGCCACCGGCAATGGCACGCCGATCCAGCCAACGCCACAGCCACCACAGCCGACGCCGCAGCGGCAGGCTCTGCAGCCCGCGCAACCTCTGCAGCCACCGCACCCTCTGGCGGCGCAGCCGCGGCAACCGCCGCAGCCGCGACAACCACCGCAGCCTCGCGCGAGCAAAACTCCGCTGAAGCTCTTTTCATCGCTAGCGAGATGGAAGGTGGCGAGGTTGACGTCGGCGAGTTCTTCCTCGCTGAGCGCAGTGAATTGGCCGGGCGTGTAGTTCAGTCTCTGTTGAGGTTCGTCTGCCGGCACCGCGGACGCCATCGCGCTTCCCGCCAGCGAAAAAGTCAGTCCGGCGAATCCGAGCGCAGGTACCGCAGCTTTGGTCATCCGCTTCTTTTTCGAAGCTTGCTTCGTGCGCTGCATGGCCGCATCCTCCGTGTTGGAAGAACGATCTTCTCCAATGATCCTACGCTGCGCAGTCAAAGTGAGCAAGATTCACGTGAACACGAAATGGAGTGGCGCTCGTTCAGATCGTGTTCATCTTCATGAACGATATCGCGGCAAATTCTTGTCAATGCTGTCGAGCAGCATGATGCAGTGCGCAATCGTCTGCCCGCGCGAACGGGGAAGCTAGTTTGGTCGATCAACCCGGACGCTTCGTTTGGTACGAGCTTCTGACGACGGATATGCCGTCGGCCGCTGCCTTTTACGCCGATGTCGTCGGCTGGGCCGTGAAAGATGTGTCGAGCCCGGAGCTGGCCTACACGCTGCTGATTGCAGGCAACGCTCCGGTCGTCGGTCTCATGAATCTTCCCGAAGAGGGCGTTCGCATGGGGGCAATGCCGAGATGGCTCGGCTACGTCGGCGTCGATGACATGGATGCGACGGTCGCTCGGATCGGCCGGCTTGGCGGCGCCATCCTGGTCTCGCCGACCGACAGCAACATCGGCCGCATTGCGGTGGTCGCCGATCCGCAAGGCGCCATTTTTGCGCTGGTCACCGGCCTGACATATGGCCGGTCGCAACCGGGCGGATCGGACCAGCCCGGGCGCGTCGGCTGGCACGAATTGCTGGCGGAAGACCGGCGCAGGGTCTTTCCGTTTTACGGCGAGCTTCTGGGCTGGCAACAGCCTGGAACCGATCCGGCAAGCGTGTACGAATTGTTTTCCGTCGCCGGGCAGACGATCGGCGGCATGCTCACCAAGCTTCCGAGCGTGTCGCAGGCGTGCTGGCTGCATTATTTCAATGTCGACGACGTCGGCGCGGCGGCCAGTCGCGTCAACGCCGGTGGAGGGCGGGTTCTCCAGGGACCGATCGAGCTGCCCGACGATTGCTGGATCGTGCGATGCGTCGATCCCCAAGGCGCCCTGTTTACGCTGCAGGGGGCGTGGGATCAGACGGGCATCGCGCGATCCTCTGCTGCGGAAGTCAGCTGGTCCGCCAAATGGGGCGGCATTGCTTCACAGGGCAGGATGGTGATCCACAAGACGAAACGGTGAGCCGCGATATGTCGCGCATCGTCACCCAATGATCCGCCCTCACACCGGAAACGTCAGCGACTTCGCAAGTCGGACCAGGTCGACCTGGCGGCGGCAACCCGTCTTCTCGAACACATGGAGCAGATGGCTCTTCACGGTGGCGACGGACACGCCGAGCAGGCCCGAGATCGCATCGCGTGTATGTCCTTCGCAGATGAGCTCGAAGATCCGAATCTCGGCTGGCGTCAAATCGTAGAGCTGGTTGAGAGCAACGTGAGACATCTGCGGTGGCCCGGAGGCTGACGCCACGAACAGAGCGGCGGCAGCGCGCTGGATCAGCCCGGCGCGCATGTGGCCGCGTCGCAGCGGTAGAACGTGGATGACGAGTGGATCACTGCTCGGGCGAAGGATCGGGATGCCGATGCCTTTTTGGCCGAGCGCCGCCTCGTCCTGCGCGGCCTGTGCAATGGCCGATTGCAACGTGGTGGTCGTCGCCGCGGACTGAACCGCGATGCGGCCGTGTCGCATCAGAACCGGATCGCCGTCTGCCAGCATCGCGGTGGCTGCGGCATTGGCGTGAACGATCTTCGAATCCTCGTCCACCAGGACGACACCGACCGTCAATGTCTCCACGGTCGCGGAAAACGTCGCGGCTTCCACCGTCGCCATGTCGAACAGATTACTGATCGTCACGGCGCGGCGAATGTGCGGCGCGAGCAAGCGCAATCCACGAAGCTGCGCATCGTCGATGGGTCCGGCGGACTCATGCTGGCTGAAGATCGCATTTCCAACCATCGTCCTGTCGCGCACGAGGCCGACGGCAACGGCGTCGAACAGGCCCTTGGGCAGGGCCCATTCGCGATAATATCGATTGCCGGAAATGATCTCTCGTCTGACGGCCTGGGATTGAACGATGGGTTCCCCGAGCGGATAGTGCTGGATACGCTCGGCGCCGCCCCAGAGCTCGATGATGTCGGGCCCATAGCCGATCGCGTTCTGTGTCATCTGGATCAGGTCGGAACCGGAGACCGCATTGACGACGGCCTTCATGTTGGTGAGGCTGGCAACCGCCGGTGGCAAATCCGAACTCCGCGCATATCCCGTCAAGAACTTCGGTCCAGCGTTCAGGTGCGATCACACAATCATAGATATCGCCGATGAGGTCTGAGAACCTTTCGACCGAAGCCTGCTGCATTCCGAATCACTCACTTGAAAAATCGTCACTTGAAAGTCACTTGGGAACCGCAGCACCCGCCGCCGGCGGGTATCACGGTCCATGAGGCAAGTCTCACTGGTAGGTCTTAGCACCGTGAGTCCGCGACGCAATGGGAATGCCGAACACGAGCACTCGGGTGGCTGCGATGATTTTACGCGGATGAGATCTCGCGCCCGTGCTGGCACACGATCTGCGCGCGGTCTGACTAAAACTGTTGCAGATGCGCCGCCGCGTATGCAACCGGTGTCGAGTTGCAGGATTTTTCAATGCAACTTCGATTGGCATTGACGCGCGATGTCGGCGTTCACCAGCAACATGATGGCGCCGCGCTCGGCGCCGTCATCGGCATCCGCATTCGAAGGCAGGCGCGCCCGATAGGGCAAACCCTGGCGCCAAATTTGAGCGACGCGCCACAATGCGATGGTCTAAGATGGTCTCGCGGCCCGCCATGGCCGTGCCCCGCAAATCCTTCGAGACTCTCCCATGCTCCCCATTCCCGTCGACATCTTCACCGAACCCGAGGACGTCTCGCCCGACAGCCTCGCCAATCTCGGGCCGCTCCGTCGGCTCGCCGGCACCTGGCAGGCGGACAAGGGCATCGATATCAATCCGAAGGCCGAGGGGCCGGAGCGGCGGACCTTCATCGAGCACATCCGCATGGACTCGATCGATCCGCAGGCCAACGGGCCGCAGCTATTTTATGGTCTGCGCTATCACATCCACATCAACACGCCCGAGGAGGACATCACTTTCCACGACCAGGTCGGTTACTGGCTGTGGGAGCCCGCGACCGGGCTGATCATGCAGACGCTGGCGATCCCGCGCGGGCAGGTGTTGCTGGCCTCAGGCCAGGCCAAGCCGGATGACAAGACAATCTCAGTCACGGCCAAGCGCGGCGACACGGCGTACGGGATCTGCTCGACCGACTTCCTGGAACAGGCTTTCCGCACCGACGTTTACCACTGCGACATCACCTTCAACGACGATGGCAGCTGGAGCTATCTGATCCAGACCGAGTTGTTCGTCCGCGGCGCGCCGTTCAACCGTCACGACAGCAATACGCTGAAGCTGGTCGCGCCGCCCAAGCTCAATCCGCTGGCGGTGATCGTGAACGATCGCGCCAAGAACGAACGCACCAAGAACGATCCTGAGACGAGCGCTGGGCCGGCGTGAGACGAAGTCCGGAGAGTATTCATGAAGCCCTACGTGATCTGCCTGATGCACTCCAGCCTCGACGGCCGCACGCATCCGAGCCGCTGGCGCCCGAAGAGTGCCGGCACCGACTGGTTCGAGACGATCCATGACGAGCTCGACGGCGATGCCTGGGTGATCGGCCGCGTCACCGGCTCCGAATTCGCCAAGGGCAAGCCCTATCCCGAGACCACGGGGGAGGCATTGCCGCGCAAAAACTGGTTCGCGCGACAGGATGCCAAAACTTACGGAGTCGTGCTCGACGCGCACGGCAAGATCGGCTGGGGTCGATCGGATATCGGCGGCGATCCGATCGTCGTGGTGCTGACCGAGAGCGTGCCTGATTCCCATCTGGCTGGCCTGCGCGGCGAGGGCGTGTCCTACATCTTTGCCGGAAAGTCCGAGATCGACCTCGCATTGACGGTCGATATCCTCAATCGCGAGCTCGGCGTGAAGCGCCTGCTGGTGGAGGGGGGCGGCGTCGCCAATGGCGCGTTTCTCCGCGCCGGCCTGATCGACGAATTCAACCTGATCCTCAGCCCCGCGATTGACGGCGCCAAGGGCGCACCCTTCGTGTTCGATTCGACCGAAGCCGACGGCGACAAGCGTGCGCCGCTCACCGCGATGACGCTGGAGAGCACGCGACAGCTCGGCGGTGGCGTCCTGCTGCTGCGTTATCTGATCCAGAACGACGCCGAGCACCCATAGCCGCCTGCATGTCGGACAAGTCAGAGCATATCGTCATTGTCGGCGCAGGCGCGTCCGGCCTGATGGCGGCCCGCGAGCTCGCCCGCGCCGGCAAACGTGTCACGATCCTGGAGGCGCGTGACCGCTGCGGCGGGCGCATCCATCCGCTGCCGGCATCGGAGTTCGGCTATCCCGCCGATGGCGGCGCCGAGTTCGTTCACGGCGAGGCGCCGGTCACGCGCGACCTGCTGCGCGAATCCGGCCTGTCGCTGCAGGCCATCGCGGGCACGCAATGGAGCTTTGACGGCATAGGATTCTCGCGCGAGCATCGCGACGATCCGCATCAGGCCGAGCTGCATGCCGCTCTGAGGGAGCTGAAGGAGGACCTCACCGTCGCCGAGTTCCTGCGCCGGCACTTTACCGGCGATGAGTATGCGCGGATGCGGCATTCGATCGAACGGATGGTCGAAGGCTACGACGCCGCCGAACCTGAACACGCTTCGACGCTGGCCTTGCGAGAGGAGTGGATGGACGGCGGCTTCCATACGCAGGGGCGTATCGTCGGCGGCTACGGTGCGTTGATTGCATTTCTGGCGGCCGAATGCCGCAAGCATGGCGTCGCGATTCATCTCGATTGCGTGGTATCGGCGATCGAGGAGGAGGGCGGCGCGGTCGCTGTCCGGAGTAGCAGCGGCGAGGTGGTCTCATGCAGCCATGTGATCCTCACTGTACCGTTACCGTTGTTGGACGAGATCGCGCTGCCGCAAGCTGCGCGGCAGAAGGCCGCGCTCGCCGCCGACATCGGCTTCGGCAATGTCATCAAAATCCTGCTGCGCTTCGGCCGGCCGTGGTGGCGCGACAGGACGGCGGATCTCGCCGACTTCACCTTCCTGCTGTCGGACGAGACGATCCCGGTGTGGTGGACGCAGCGTCCGTCTGAGAATGCCGTACTGACCGGCTGGTCCGGCGGGCCGCGCACCGCAGCGCTGACGGGACTCAATCGACAGGCGCTGATCGACGCCGGCATCGGTTCACTCGCCACGATCTTCGGCCTGTCACGCGATGAACTCGCGCGCGACCTCGTGGCGGCAGAAGCTGCCAACTGGGCGCACGATCCGTTCGCCCGTGGCGCCTATTCCTGGGCGACGCCGCGGACACGGACGGCGCAGGAGGGTCTCGCGCGCCCCGATGGCCCGGTGCTGTTCTCCGGCGAAGCGCTCTATCGCGGCCGCGACATGGGCACGGTCGAAGCCGCGCTTGCGAGCGGTCTCGAGACGGCGGGGATGATTTTGCGAGGATGAGAAAGAAGGCCCGCATCGCTGCGGGCCTGTGGCCTCACCAGCGATTGCCGCCGAAGCCGAACGTCACGCCGGGACCTCCGCCGCCATAGTAGCCGTAGGGACCATCGCCGTAATAGCGCTGGTGTCGCGGGTAATAGCCGTAGCTGCGATAATGCGGACGGTGGTAGCGGCCATAGTGAGGGCGCCCGTGGTGATGACGATAGCCGTGATGCCGGTGCCTTTGCTGCGCGCTGATGTCGGTCGGCTGGCCAATTTGCGCGTTCGGCTTGGTCTTTCCGCCGCCGGCCGCGTTGGCCGTGGTCGCGGTGAGCGCAGCAGCACCGACGGCCATCGCGACAAAGAGATACTTCATGTCATCACTCCAGTTGAGATGTCGAGTGACAACAGATGGGCGTCCCTCGCGTTCCGGCGAGAGCGGGCGTCGAAACGACGCAGGCGATCAACGCGCAATCGGGCTGAGATTTATTGTCGCGCCGCTGCGAACGAGGTGATCACCTCGTTCGTGGTCACGATGCGGGCGAATTCGCCGTTTAGGTTCGACAGTGTCATCGCGTGGATGGACTCGGCGGAATGCGTGTCGCCGTCGGGGCCGACACGGTCGAAGGTCCAGGTCGCGTCGCGCACCAGCCGCGCGTCGAAGCCGAGATTGCCGGCCATCCGCGTCGTCGTCTCCACGCAATGATTGGTGGTGGCGCCGCAGATTACGAGCGTGGCGATGTCGCTTGCGCGCAAGCGCGTCTCAAGGTCGGTGCCGATGAAGGCGCTGTTGACGCGCTTCACGATCACGGGCTCGGCGGCGTGCTCGCGCGCCTCCTCCTTGACGGCGTAGCCGGTGCGCTCGGGGCGGAACGTCGAGTTCGGCTTGGTGCCTTCGTGGCGGACGTGGAAGATCGGCGCGCCGCTCGTCCTGAATGCTGCGAGCAGATCAACGATGCGCGCCACCGCATCCGGATTGTTGCGCCGCTTGCCGGCCGCCTCCCATTCGTCGAATGCGCGCTGGACGTCGACGACGATGAGGGCGGGGAGGGGATGGGGCATCGACGGTGGCTTTCAGGCTTGTTGTCGAGACGAGTATGCGAGGCGCATGCGGCGGCAGGCAATGCCGATTTTCCCTCGTTTCGGGACGGGTCCTACGGATGTGGATCGCGCGTCATGTGTCGCTCCGAAGCACGGCTGCGATCATACACGCTGACGACGGCGGAGGACGGCGTTACTTGAACGGATCCTGGATCGACGGCGACGACTGCCGGATCCGGCGCACGCTCACCGGCGTGCCGTCGGAGACGAACAGCAGCTCGTAGGTCCGGCCCTCGCTATCAGTTGCGGAGCAGGTGACGTCGTTCACCTTCTTGGCGGCGAAATTGCCGGTCTGGCGGCAGATGCCGGTCGAGGTCTGCTCGGCCGGCACCGGCAGGCCATCGACCTTGGGTCGGTCCTTGGAGTTGAGCAGCATACGGTCGATCGGCAGCTCGTAGGAATTGTCGTCGGCCCGCTTGCCGTTTTCGCCGGAGAACGACACGACATGGTTCTCGTCGCCGGGATCGTCGACGGCAACCGCGAAATTGACCCGGCCCTTGTCGCCATGGGCGTAGGCCACCGTCTTGCAGGCGAAGGTGCGCCCCGCGACCTTCAACGTCTTGCAGTGACCGGACATCAGCGCCAGCAGGTCGATGAAGGAATGCAGCCGGGCTGGCGGATTGTTGACAGGGATCGCGCTGGAAGACTCGGCAAAACAAGGGCTTGCGAGAGAGACGAGGATTGCAGCCAGGACCGGTCGGCGGAGGCGCATCGTCAGGCTCATGTGCCAGGGGGCCACGGACGGGCGAGAGTTCCATCCTATAACCATCGAATCGCAAATTGGTTGCGATCTCGTTTGCTCGACCAAGCCCGTCTGGAATACCACCGCGCCACCCATCGGCGATTCGCCCCCAAATCGCCCAATCCCGTCCTAGCAGGCAATTGCGGCCAGACCGATGTTTTTTTCGTGGCGGACCCGTCACGCCGCCTGTTTCATGGTCCGCGCAAAGGCAGGATAAGTCTCGGCAAGTTCGTCGAAAACCCGCCCGCGCAGCAGTGCCAGCGTTGCGGCCTCGGGCCGCGGCGTTTCGCGCACCACCTCCGGCTCCCGATAGTTGAACCCGGTGTTCTCCCTGATGTCGGCCGGTGTGAACGGAGGGTGCACGGAGCGAAGCGCGAAGCCGCCGGCCACGCGATCGAAGTCGAACAGCGCCATGTTGGTCAGAAGCGCATGCGGCCCGCCATGGCGCGGGACCTCCGGCGTGATGGCGCAAGCGCTGACGAAATCGACCTTGGGCACGAACACGCGCGGCGAATGCTCCTCGCGAAACAGGATCACGCGTGGAACGAGATGATAAAGATAGGCCGAGCCGAATGAGCCGGGCCAGCGCACGCCGGTCTGCGGGTAGTCGCCGGCGCCGACCAGATTGATGTTGCCCTGGCCGTCGATCTGGCCGCCGCCGAGGAAGAAGGCATCAACGCGGCCCTGCGCGGCGCAGTCGAACAGCTCGATGCCGCCATTGGTGAAGAAATTGTGCGCCTGCGATCCCAGGATCGAGATGCGCACCGGCGGCTTGCCGTCACGCATCTGGCGGGCGCGCAGCAGCATGGCGCCGGCCGCGGGGATCGGCGACGACGCGCCGACCGCGACATGGCGGATGCCGTCGAGCAGATCGGCAATGGTGGCGATCAGGATCTCGCGCCGCTCGCGCTCGGCCGACATCAGGCCACCTGCCTGCGATGCGTCAGGAAGGTCGAGAGATAGGCGCGAAAGCCCTCCTCGCTGCGTGCCATCGCCGCATAGCGCGCGATCTCGGCCTCGTCGGCTGGATATTCGTCCCATAGCGCCAGCGGCCAGGCACCGCGTGCGGCAACCGCGATGGCATCGACATAGAGCGAGGGCAATACGCCGGCCGCGGAATCCTCCGTCTCCAGCAGATTGCGGTCGACGATGCGTTCCACGGTGACCAGCGTGCGCTTCGAGGCATAAGCGAGGCCGGCGAGCTCGCGATGCCGGCCGATGCGGACATTGCCGGCGCGGTCGGCCTCCGGCGCATGAAAAAGTGCGATATCAGGCGAGATCGCGGGCACCACGACCACCTTGCGCGCCTCGCCGACCGGACTGTCGATCACCTGCCAGTCGGGCCGCACATTGAGGAGATCGCTGCCGATGATGCCTGCGATCGGCATGAACGGCACGCCCTTTTGGCTAGCGAGCAGACCGGCATAGATCGCGGGGCAGGTAGAGTCGCGCAAAGAGAAGGCGCCGCTCTTGACGCCGGCCGTGAAGCGCGGCGCGGCGCCGGCCTCGCCCAGCGACACCGCGCTGGTTTCGAGCGAGGCGACCGCGCCGGCGCCGATCAGGAGATCGGCCTGCATGCCCGAAATCGGCACGCAGATCAGCTTGAGATCACGGATACCGGTTTCGAGCAGCGCCGCGGTCGCCGCCATCGCCACCCCGGAGCCGTCAACGGGAATGGCCAGCGATTGTCCCGGCATGACGCGCGCAGCCAGGGCCTCCAGCGCAACGATCTCGGTCATGGCGTCCTCCGGTCTTGTTTTGTCTATCCTGCCTCACGCCATCGCCGCCTGCCAGCGTGTATCGCGCAAGGACGGCCGGCGGTGCAGGCGGGCGTCGAGAAGGCTGCGGGCGCGGGGCAGCTCGCCGCTGCGCATCAGGGCGACGAGGAAGGTGTCCTCGATCAATTCGCGCTGGGCATGGCTGCCGCCGATGCGTACGACCTCAGTGAGGACGGGCGCGAGCTCGCGCACGCAAGCCGCATAATTCTCATCCGCGAAGGCGACAAGCGCGCGGCAGATCGCCGGCACCACGGGGCCGGCCGGCAGCTTGCCGTCTGAGAGCCGCTGCTCGACCATTGCAAGGCGTGCGGCGAGGGCGTCGCGATCCTGCGTCGCGGCCGCAAATAGCGCCATATGGACGTCGGCGAAGGGCAGGCCAGACTTCGGAAACAGCTCTTGCGCGGTGGCGTCGGCCTCGACCCAGAGCGGCTTTGGCACGGCATGGCCATAGGCTGAGAGGCGCCAGAGCAGCGAGGCGCTGTCGCTGATGATATTGAGTGGCGGCGCCTTCGTAGCGGAGGGCTGGAGCACGTCGGCATAGATCGCAAGCGCCCGCGCCGCATCGCCATGCTCGAGCGCGCCGAGCGCCTGGTGCCAGAGGATATGGCCGTGCAAAATTCCGGCGCGGTCATAGGTTGGAATCCATTCGTCGACGAGACGATCGGCGTCCTCGATCGAGCCGTCCTCGAACATCGCATGCAGCACCGCGTGCGCAGCGTGGGCGTTCTGCCGCCGCAGACTGAAGCCGCGCTCGGTCACCGCGCGGCCGCGGGCGACGTTGCCGTTCTCGGTCATCGCCCAGCCGTAGAGCGTGAGGAACCACCAGTCCTCGCCATAATGTTGCGCGACGCGCTCGCACAGATCCTGCCGCGCCTGGTCGTGGTCGGCCATGCCGGAAAAGGCAAACAGACCGAACGCGCCGAGCGGCAGCGACAGCACCACGGCGTCGCGCGGCCATGTGTCGATGTGCTTCAGCGCCGATGCCAGTGCCTCGGGCGGCCGGCCCTCGATCGCGAGCGCCAGCGTCTCGACATGCGAGCGTTCGCGATCATCGCCGCGCTTCGCCACGAGTTCGCGCGCCAGCGCGGCTTTTTGCCGTGCCAGATCGCCCTGCTGGTAGAACGCGTGCAGCCGCCCCCGCGCGATATGGGCGAGCGCAAAATCCGGATCGGCGGCAATCGCGCGTTCCAGCACCTCCGCCGTGCCGGTCCAGCCCGCGAGCAAGAGATCGACGCCCTCCCGATAGGCGGATGCCGATTCATGCGAAGAGGTGGAGAGTGGCAGTCCGTAGCGGTCTTCAAGCGGCATCGTCGTCTCCCGGTCTCACGCGGTCCGCGCGCGGCGTCCCTCGATCGGATAGGCCGGGTCATTGTAGCCCGGCGTCGAGGGATGGCCCGGTGTCACCAGGCGATCAATCAGCGCCTCATCTTCGGCAGTGAAGCGATAGTCGAGCGCGCGGATGTAATCGTCCCACTGCTCCTCCGTGCGGGGGCCGGCGATGACGGAGGAGACGAAGGCGGAGTTGAGCACCCAGGCGACCGCGAGTTGGCCGGCGGTGATGCCCTTGTTCTCGGCATGGCTCTTGATCTCCTGCGCGAGATTCAGCGATTCCGGCCGCCATTCGGTCTGCATCATGCGGGTGTCGTTGCGGCCGGCGCGCGTCTCCTTCTCCGGAGCCGCATCGGGCTTGTACTTGCCGGTGAGCACGCCGCGCGCCAACGGGCTATAGGCGACGATGCCGAGGCCGTAATAACCACAGGCCGGAAAGTGCTCGACCTCGGGCATGCGGTTCATCGCGTTGTAATAGGGCTGACTCGCCACGGGCCGGTCGATGCCGAGCCGATCGCAGATATTGCAGATCTCGGCGACGCGCCAGGCGCGGTAGTTCGAGACGCCGAAATAGCGGATCTTGCCGGCGCGGACCAGATCGCCCATCGCGCGCACCGTCTCCTCCAGCGGCGTCGCATGGTCTTCCTTGTGCAGATAGTAGACGTCGATGTGATCGGTGCCGAGCCGCTTCAGGCTTTCATCAGCGGCCTGCAACACCCAGCGCCGCGACAGGCCGACGCGATTGGGATCATCGCGCGTATCATTGTTCATGGGATTGGCGAGTTTCGTCGCGAGCACCCAGGCGTGACGGTTGTTGCTGATCGCGCGTCCCACGACCTCCTCGGAGCCGCCCTTCGAATAGGCGTCCGCGGTGTCGATGAAGTTGATGCCAGCCTCGTGTGCTTTCGCAATGATCCGCTGTGAGGCCGTCTCATCGGTCGGCCCGCCGAACATCATGGTGCCGAGGCAGATCGGCGAGACCTTCAGGCCGGAGCGGCCGAGTGGGCGGTACTGCATGGGCTGTTCCTCGACGTTTCGCTGGATGGCAGCATAACCAGCTCCTCGCGGCATTGCGAGCTTGGGGAGCCTACTCCGGCCCCTTCAAAATCTTGAACACGCCATTGGCCATCACCACGCTGCGGTCATCCACGCTCACCTCCGTGCTCATGAAGATCAGGCTGCGCGTCGCGCGCACCACGCGTGGGCGCGAGATCAGGAGGTCGCCGATCTTGCCGGCTTCGACGAAATGGGTGTCGAGCTGCACCGTCGCCATATATTCCTTGCCGGAGACGTAGCGGGCGGTCATGCCGCAAGTGCGGTCCGCGAACGTCATCATCACGCCGCCCTGGACCATGCCGCGGCGGTTGTGGTGCTTGTCTTCGGTCGCGAGTGCGAATTCATAATGGCCGTCGACCTTGCGTTCCCACAACGGGCCGACCAAGTGCATGAAGCCCGTGGTCTCCAGGATGGTCCAGCCGTCTGACTTGAGCTTTGCGGCGGTCTTGCTGGTCATCGTTCCGTCCATCCCTGCAACACTTGATCTCTCCACGTTTCATCAGATGCGGTCCTGGTGTAGTCAAGCATCATGAGAGCTTTCGACGATGCCACCAGGCGGAATATCGCAGAGGCCTGCGCGTCCTTCGCGCGACTGCCCGAGGCGGCCGACCCGTCGGCGCTGAAGCGCGCCGCGGTGGTGC
Protein-coding sequences here:
- a CDS encoding tetratricopeptide repeat protein, which translates into the protein MPLEDRYGLPLSTSSHESASAYREGVDLLLAGWTGTAEVLERAIAADPDFALAHIARGRLHAFYQQGDLARQKAALARELVAKRGDDRERSHVETLALAIEGRPPEALASALKHIDTWPRDAVVLSLPLGAFGLFAFSGMADHDQARQDLCERVAQHYGEDWWFLTLYGWAMTENGNVARGRAVTERGFSLRRQNAHAAHAVLHAMFEDGSIEDADRLVDEWIPTYDRAGILHGHILWHQALGALEHGDAARALAIYADVLQPSATKAPPLNIISDSASLLWRLSAYGHAVPKPLWVEADATAQELFPKSGLPFADVHMALFAAATQDRDALAARLAMVEQRLSDGKLPAGPVVPAICRALVAFADENYAACVRELAPVLTEVVRIGGSHAQRELIEDTFLVALMRSGELPRARSLLDARLHRRPSLRDTRWQAAMA
- a CDS encoding aldo/keto reductase, producing MQYRPLGRSGLKVSPICLGTMMFGGPTDETASQRIIAKAHEAGINFIDTADAYSKGGSEEVVGRAISNNRHAWVLATKLANPMNNDTRDDPNRVGLSRRWVLQAADESLKRLGTDHIDVYYLHKEDHATPLEETVRAMGDLVRAGKIRYFGVSNYRAWRVAEICNICDRLGIDRPVASQPYYNAMNRMPEVEHFPACGYYGLGIVAYSPLARGVLTGKYKPDAAPEKETRAGRNDTRMMQTEWRPESLNLAQEIKSHAENKGITAGQLAVAWVLNSAFVSSVIAGPRTEEQWDDYIRALDYRFTAEDEALIDRLVTPGHPSTPGYNDPAYPIEGRRARTA
- a CDS encoding PaaI family thioesterase, whose product is MTSKTAAKLKSDGWTILETTGFMHLVGPLWERKVDGHYEFALATEDKHHNRRGMVQGGVMMTFADRTCGMTARYVSGKEYMATVQLDTHFVEAGKIGDLLISRPRVVRATRSLIFMSTEVSVDDRSVVMANGVFKILKGPE